One segment of Oscillospiraceae bacterium MB08-C2-2 DNA contains the following:
- a CDS encoding phosphoribosyltransferase family protein yields the protein MKAGVLAFLDRLAGVFFPYRCAICGQVVEYEKMCCPACEEKHLPPQAAAESAQPPLSGSLTLFDYKGEIVRAVLEMKRLAERRQACFFAGQLALAMEEHWPQISFDLITAVPQSTARRRNTGHNQAQVLARELAGEMNMPQCYDLLSRWEKSLPQHKLTGEDRKQNAELSYRLLPGASLHGERVLLVDDVLTTGATASACAGRLLEAGASEVRVVAVAQTLLQSNCGVKSQ from the coding sequence GTGAAGGCCGGGGTTTTGGCGTTTTTGGACCGTCTGGCCGGTGTGTTTTTCCCATACCGATGTGCCATCTGCGGGCAGGTGGTGGAATACGAAAAGATGTGCTGCCCTGCTTGTGAGGAGAAGCACCTTCCTCCGCAGGCGGCCGCTGAATCGGCTCAGCCTCCTCTTTCCGGGAGCCTGACCCTTTTTGATTATAAAGGGGAGATTGTCCGGGCTGTGCTGGAAATGAAACGGCTGGCCGAGCGCCGTCAGGCCTGTTTTTTTGCCGGGCAGCTTGCTCTGGCTATGGAGGAGCACTGGCCGCAGATTTCTTTTGATCTGATAACCGCTGTGCCCCAAAGCACCGCAAGACGGCGAAACACCGGCCACAATCAGGCTCAAGTGCTGGCCCGAGAGCTGGCTGGGGAGATGAATATGCCCCAGTGTTATGATTTGCTCAGCCGCTGGGAAAAAAGCCTGCCGCAGCATAAGCTGACCGGAGAAGACCGCAAGCAAAATGCAGAGCTTTCCTATCGCTTGCTGCCCGGTGCATCTCTCCATGGCGAGCGGGTTTTGCTGGTGGATGATGTGCTGACCACCGGGGCCACTGCCAGTGCCTGTGCTGGTCGTTTGCTGGAGGCGGGCGCGAGTGAGGTGCGGGTGGTGGCGGTAGCCCAAACACTGCTCCAGTCGAATTGCGGCGTAAAAAGTCAATGA
- a CDS encoding branched-chain amino acid ABC transporter permease produces MLLQYILNGLAIGMAYALVAVGYSLVFGILRLINFSHGSIYAFGAHMVFVFVGMNFGVWAGIAASIILTGLLGVAIDKVALKPLRKKNSIPIASLITTIGVSYIIQNLLMVFLGSERKSFPDFMNFGSFMVSGVQLKSSQIVLFSVSFVLLVVLSVVIHKTKIGLAMRAVEQNSRAASLMGIEVNSVISFTFFLGGASAAIAGALMAAYYQLVYPTMGFLLGLKAFAAAVLGGIGVLYGSVVGGLVVGVTESLAMGYLGGTYRDAAAFIILIVILIIKPTGLFGKKGITKV; encoded by the coding sequence ATGCTTTTACAGTATATCTTAAATGGCCTTGCCATCGGGATGGCGTATGCGTTGGTGGCGGTTGGATATTCACTTGTGTTCGGAATTTTGCGGCTGATCAATTTTTCCCACGGCTCTATCTATGCCTTTGGAGCCCACATGGTTTTTGTCTTTGTTGGCATGAACTTTGGCGTTTGGGCGGGCATTGCAGCCAGCATCATTCTCACCGGCCTTTTGGGTGTGGCCATTGATAAGGTGGCTCTCAAGCCGCTGCGCAAGAAGAATTCCATCCCCATCGCCAGCCTGATCACCACCATTGGTGTCAGCTATATTATCCAGAACCTGCTCATGGTCTTTTTGGGCAGTGAGCGCAAATCGTTTCCGGATTTTATGAATTTTGGGAGCTTTATGGTTTCCGGGGTTCAGCTTAAATCCTCCCAGATTGTTTTGTTTTCGGTTTCTTTTGTTCTGCTGGTGGTTTTATCCGTGGTGATTCACAAGACCAAAATCGGTTTGGCCATGCGGGCTGTGGAGCAAAATTCCAGAGCCGCCAGCCTGATGGGGATTGAGGTCAACTCGGTCATTTCTTTCACCTTCTTTTTGGGCGGTGCTTCGGCAGCCATTGCCGGTGCCTTGATGGCGGCTTATTATCAGCTGGTTTATCCCACCATGGGCTTTTTGTTGGGTCTTAAAGCCTTTGCGGCGGCGGTGCTGGGCGGCATCGGCGTTCTGTATGGCTCTGTGGTAGGGGGATTGGTTGTAGGTGTTACAGAAAGCCTTGCCATGGGCTATCTGGGAGGCACCTACCGGGATGCCGCAGCTTTTATCATTCTCATTGTGATCCTGATTATCAAGCCCACCGGATTGTTTGGGAAGAAAGGAATCACAAAGGTGTAA
- a CDS encoding ABC transporter substrate-binding protein, whose translation MKKFLSIALIAVLTLSALAGCGNSSSSSSGSAAATPAASEGGEAPAEKKVAKIAVYAPLTGDHAEYGNSFKVAAEIQAEKWNAAGGAGDYTIEVVSYDDKSNGEEAAAIAEKVVMEKDIMGIIGSYVSGVSMAATPTFQEYGLVNISASASHPDFTKEGDYIFRNNTVISVEGASTVDAVVNNLGAKKIGLLYIKTDWGVSTSTIIENLVAERASEGVSIVAKEECMDGSDDYSVAITNFQAAGCEAIIVVGMHNTFVPFARQYRQLNPEIGLAAFANLYNQQVIDLGGEFVEGTVFPVSYFNESTDPLVAEFRDAFFEKTGTYPSGLAAQAYDAAGMLCEAIANVGADRAAIRDYVQSIKYVGAGGETSFDEMGEAQKVFKKVVIKGGKFELLA comes from the coding sequence ATGAAAAAGTTTTTATCCATTGCACTGATTGCGGTTCTCACCCTGTCAGCTCTGGCAGGCTGCGGAAATTCCTCCTCATCTTCTTCCGGCAGTGCTGCCGCCACCCCGGCCGCAAGTGAGGGAGGCGAGGCCCCTGCTGAAAAGAAGGTAGCCAAAATTGCAGTTTACGCTCCTCTGACCGGTGACCATGCCGAATATGGCAACAGCTTTAAGGTTGCTGCTGAGATTCAGGCTGAAAAATGGAATGCTGCCGGCGGTGCCGGGGACTATACCATTGAAGTTGTTTCTTATGATGACAAGAGCAACGGCGAAGAAGCTGCCGCTATTGCTGAAAAGGTTGTCATGGAAAAAGATATTATGGGTATTATCGGAAGCTATGTTAGCGGTGTCAGCATGGCTGCTACCCCCACCTTCCAGGAATATGGATTGGTGAACATTTCTGCTTCTGCTTCCCACCCGGATTTCACCAAGGAGGGTGACTATATCTTTCGCAACAACACCGTTATCAGTGTTGAGGGTGCTTCCACTGTTGATGCCGTTGTCAACAATCTGGGCGCCAAGAAGATTGGCCTGCTTTATATCAAAACCGACTGGGGTGTGTCCACCTCCACCATCATTGAGAATCTGGTTGCCGAGCGTGCCTCTGAGGGCGTTTCCATTGTAGCCAAAGAAGAATGCATGGATGGTTCTGATGATTACAGTGTTGCTATCACCAACTTCCAGGCTGCCGGCTGCGAAGCGATCATCGTAGTGGGCATGCACAACACCTTTGTTCCTTTTGCCCGCCAGTATCGCCAGCTGAACCCTGAAATCGGCCTTGCTGCTTTTGCCAACCTTTACAACCAGCAGGTTATCGATCTGGGCGGCGAGTTTGTGGAAGGAACCGTTTTCCCTGTTTCCTACTTCAATGAGAGCACCGATCCTCTGGTTGCAGAGTTCCGGGATGCTTTCTTTGAGAAAACCGGCACCTATCCCTCTGGTTTGGCTGCTCAGGCCTATGATGCAGCCGGTATGCTCTGCGAGGCTATTGCCAATGTTGGGGCCGACCGTGCCGCTATCCGGGATTATGTTCAGAGCATCAAGTATGTGGGCGCCGGCGGCGAAACCTCCTTTGACGAAATGGGAGAAGCCCAGAAGGTGTTCAAGAAAGTGGTTATCAAGGGCGGCAAGTTTGAACTGCTTGCGTAG
- a CDS encoding ABC transporter ATP-binding protein — protein sequence MAFFEVKSITKTFGGLTAVNNVSFHVEKGEIVSIIGPNGAGKTTVFNILTGVYTVDHGEIFFDGESIQNHKPQEIVKAGISRTFQNIRLFSNLRVIENVLVGTHTNTKYGFFDALFRTPKYRRLEAEKATRAVEILKSIGLSHRIHDYAKNLPYGEQRKLEIARAIATGARLLLLDEPAAGMNPQESEDLLSFIRELRDKGYTVLLIEHDMNVVMNISDRIYVLDYGKEIAHGLPDEIANNPEVIKAYLGGVSNHADRTES from the coding sequence ATGGCTTTTTTTGAAGTGAAATCCATAACCAAAACCTTTGGCGGCCTCACAGCGGTCAACAATGTCAGCTTTCATGTGGAAAAGGGCGAGATCGTCAGCATTATCGGACCCAACGGAGCCGGTAAAACCACGGTGTTTAATATTTTAACCGGTGTTTATACGGTGGATCACGGCGAGATTTTCTTTGATGGCGAGAGTATCCAGAACCACAAGCCCCAAGAAATTGTGAAGGCGGGCATTTCCCGTACCTTTCAAAATATCCGCCTGTTTTCCAATTTGCGGGTCATTGAGAATGTGCTGGTAGGAACCCATACCAACACCAAATACGGCTTTTTTGACGCCTTGTTCCGTACCCCGAAATACCGGAGGCTGGAAGCAGAAAAGGCCACCCGTGCTGTGGAGATCCTGAAATCCATCGGGCTTTCTCACCGCATTCACGATTATGCCAAAAATTTGCCTTATGGCGAACAGCGCAAGCTGGAAATCGCCCGTGCCATTGCAACCGGAGCCAGGCTGCTGTTGCTGGATGAACCGGCGGCGGGCATGAATCCGCAGGAATCGGAGGATTTGCTCAGCTTTATCCGGGAGCTGCGGGATAAAGGCTATACCGTTTTGCTTATCGAGCACGATATGAACGTGGTTATGAATATATCCGACCGCATCTACGTGCTGGATTACGGCAAGGAGATTGCCCACGGCCTGCCTGACGAAATCGCAAACAATCCAGAAGTGATCAAGGCCTATTTAGGAGGTGTAAGCAACCATGCTGACCGTACAGAATCTTAA
- a CDS encoding rod shape-determining protein has protein sequence MSSLDIGIDLGTSNLIATDVEHSTLIREPAVVALSTRTGQVIGIGQEVYRMIGREPKTIQIVHPLRDGVISDFKMTEVMLKYLLKKICGGSLLKPRVALCVPSAITPVESRAVIDSAVGAGARKVYLIEEPVAAAIGAGVDISKPEGNLIVDIGGGTCDIAVLSLYGIVCKASLKVAGGRFDEALIRYIRGRYNLLIGDKSAEELKMKVGTVFPEEGAPEEYWDIKGRDLLTGLPKKIQISRSETVEPLQEQIYSIIRAVQGVLEKTPPELVGDIRTNGIILTGGGSLLHGLDRLMEQETHVVTRTAPEALECVAMGTAKSFDYLGKLFDGFVNPSTHTH, from the coding sequence TTGTCATCATTGGATATTGGTATCGATTTAGGAACCTCCAATCTGATTGCCACAGATGTAGAACACAGCACACTGATCCGGGAGCCGGCGGTGGTAGCTCTGAGCACACGAACCGGTCAGGTAATCGGGATTGGTCAGGAGGTTTACCGGATGATTGGGCGGGAGCCCAAAACCATCCAGATTGTCCATCCGCTGCGGGATGGCGTTATTTCTGATTTTAAAATGACTGAGGTCATGCTCAAATATTTGCTTAAAAAAATCTGCGGCGGCAGTTTGCTCAAGCCTCGGGTGGCTTTGTGTGTCCCTTCTGCCATTACCCCTGTGGAATCCCGGGCTGTTATTGATTCGGCGGTGGGGGCGGGAGCCCGCAAGGTTTATTTGATTGAAGAGCCGGTGGCGGCGGCTATCGGGGCGGGTGTGGATATTTCTAAGCCTGAAGGAAACCTGATTGTGGATATTGGGGGCGGCACCTGTGATATTGCGGTGCTTTCCCTTTATGGGATTGTGTGCAAGGCTTCTCTCAAGGTAGCGGGAGGCCGCTTTGATGAAGCGCTGATTCGCTATATACGTGGCCGGTATAATCTGCTCATCGGCGATAAAAGCGCCGAGGAGCTGAAAATGAAGGTGGGCACTGTTTTCCCTGAGGAGGGTGCTCCCGAGGAATATTGGGATATAAAAGGCCGGGATCTGCTCACAGGTCTGCCGAAAAAAATTCAAATCAGCCGCAGTGAGACAGTGGAGCCTTTGCAGGAGCAGATTTACAGCATTATCCGGGCGGTGCAGGGCGTGTTGGAAAAAACACCTCCCGAGCTGGTGGGGGATATTCGCACCAACGGAATTATTCTCACTGGCGGTGGTTCGCTTCTTCACGGTTTGGACAGGCTTATGGAGCAGGAAACCCACGTGGTAACCCGAACAGCACCGGAGGCCTTGGAATGTGTGGCCATGGGAACCGCCAAAAGCTTTGATTATTTGGGCAAGCTGTTTGATGGGTTTGTGAACCCTTCTACCCACACCCATTAA
- a CDS encoding spore coat protein produces the protein MNLDMNSAFGEKEIMTDLLSSQKFITDGYNTFANECATPAVKTDFMNILTEEHRIQQEIFNEMQSRGWYPTEAADMNKINAAKQKYQGSAQ, from the coding sequence ATGAATCTAGACATGAATTCCGCTTTCGGCGAAAAGGAGATCATGACTGACCTTCTTTCCAGCCAAAAATTTATTACCGATGGCTACAACACTTTTGCCAATGAGTGCGCCACGCCCGCTGTTAAAACCGATTTTATGAACATCCTCACCGAGGAGCACCGTATCCAGCAGGAAATTTTCAATGAGATGCAGAGCCGTGGCTGGTATCCCACCGAGGCCGCTGACATGAACAAGATCAATGCTGCCAAACAAAAGTATCAGGGAAGCGCTCAGTAG
- a CDS encoding ABC transporter ATP-binding protein → MLTVQNLNTFYGRIHALKGANITVGEGEIVTLIGSNGAGKSTLLNSITGIVPVASGEVLYQGENITNSPPAHIVKKGISLSPEGREVFPALTVEENLKLGAYTRKDKGQIQAAFERVYDLFPRLKERIKQSAGTLSGGEQQMLAIGRALMSEPKLLLLDEPSLGLAPNLVLLIFELIQSINKQGVSILLIEQNANMALSIAHRAYVLEVGSITLSGDAKELSGNDKIRKAYLGG, encoded by the coding sequence ATGCTGACCGTACAGAATCTTAACACCTTTTATGGCCGCATCCATGCCCTCAAAGGAGCGAACATTACAGTGGGTGAGGGGGAAATTGTCACCCTCATCGGCAGCAATGGGGCCGGGAAGTCCACGCTGCTTAACAGCATCACCGGCATTGTGCCGGTGGCCTCCGGTGAGGTGCTTTATCAGGGCGAAAACATTACCAACAGCCCCCCGGCCCACATTGTGAAAAAAGGCATCAGCCTTTCCCCTGAGGGGCGTGAGGTTTTCCCTGCTCTGACTGTAGAAGAAAACCTGAAGCTGGGCGCTTATACCCGCAAGGATAAAGGGCAGATTCAGGCCGCTTTTGAGCGGGTGTATGACCTTTTCCCCCGCCTCAAGGAGCGCATCAAGCAGTCAGCAGGAACGCTTTCCGGCGGCGAGCAGCAGATGCTGGCCATTGGCCGGGCGCTGATGTCCGAGCCTAAGTTGCTTTTGTTGGATGAGCCTTCTTTGGGCCTTGCACCCAATCTGGTGCTGCTGATTTTTGAGCTGATTCAGTCCATTAATAAGCAGGGCGTTTCTATCCTGCTCATTGAGCAGAACGCCAACATGGCTTTGAGCATTGCCCACCGGGCTTATGTGCTGGAAGTGGGCAGCATTACCCTTTCCGGCGATGCTAAGGAGCTTAGCGGCAACGATAAAATCCGCAAGGCTTATCTGGGCGGTTAA
- a CDS encoding branched-chain amino acid ABC transporter permease, whose translation MMNKKETSTSTGFFGSFNTIGLKYGKWLLCAGIVLILILPQLGLSPYIMRIMTMIMVYATLAMGLNLPTGYTGQVSLGNAAFFSIGAYTCAVLVTKTGMNFFFALPCAALVAGVAGFLLGLPSLRLSGSYLSIVTLGFAEIVRMVVTNWDSVTNGPMGIKNIPRPRLFGIELSTANGGTYYLIFVILLLVSLACYAIVNSKIGRAFMAIKEDELAATMMGVSTIYYKVLAFTLSAVISGLAGGFYAHFMRYIDPNSFTFDTSILILSIVILGGMGTMRGMFLGAALLVAFPEVLRFMEQYRFVFYGLILVVMMRFRPQGVLGWQSKNPYKFPRGVSQETING comes from the coding sequence ATGATGAATAAAAAAGAAACAAGCACTTCCACCGGATTCTTCGGTTCTTTCAATACCATTGGCCTGAAATATGGCAAGTGGCTGCTGTGTGCCGGAATTGTTCTCATACTGATTCTGCCGCAGCTGGGTCTCAGCCCCTATATCATGCGGATTATGACCATGATTATGGTATATGCTACCTTGGCCATGGGTCTGAATCTGCCCACCGGCTATACCGGGCAGGTTTCCTTGGGTAATGCCGCTTTCTTCTCCATCGGTGCCTATACCTGTGCCGTGCTGGTGACCAAGACCGGTATGAACTTCTTTTTTGCGCTTCCCTGTGCGGCCTTGGTGGCTGGGGTTGCCGGCTTTTTGCTGGGGCTTCCTTCTCTGCGGCTCAGCGGTTCTTATCTTTCCATCGTCACACTGGGCTTTGCTGAAATTGTGCGCATGGTTGTGACCAACTGGGATAGTGTGACCAATGGCCCTATGGGCATCAAAAACATTCCCCGGCCCCGTCTTTTTGGTATCGAGCTTTCCACTGCCAATGGCGGCACGTATTACTTGATATTTGTCATTCTGCTTTTGGTTTCGCTGGCTTGCTATGCCATTGTCAATTCCAAGATTGGCCGTGCCTTTATGGCCATTAAAGAAGATGAGCTGGCCGCTACTATGATGGGTGTTTCCACCATTTACTACAAGGTGCTGGCTTTCACCCTTTCTGCTGTGATTTCCGGCTTGGCCGGAGGCTTTTATGCCCACTTTATGCGGTATATTGACCCCAACTCCTTTACCTTTGATACCTCCATCCTGATCCTTTCCATTGTGATTCTGGGCGGTATGGGTACCATGCGGGGGATGTTTCTGGGAGCCGCTTTGTTGGTGGCTTTCCCGGAGGTGCTCCGCTTTATGGAGCAGTACCGCTTTGTTTTCTACGGCCTGATTCTGGTTGTGATGATGCGGTTCCGGCCACAGGGTGTGCTGGGCTGGCAATCCAAAAATCCATATAAGTTTCCCCGGGGCGTCTCCCAGGAAACCATTAACGGTTAG
- a CDS encoding mechanosensitive ion channel family protein: MILRFLLSVPELPDMAQAVEDTLEQAEQLSAEEKVHVFASFVAEYGPKILTCLVVLILGSVAIRAITSIFSSALGRSKVDPTLHSFILGGVKVVLYIPLTITCVSLLGVPISPIIAAFGALGLALSLAVQDTLANVAGGISVLFSRPFSKGDMVEIGDKSGTVTELGLVYTKIRTFDNRYIYFPNGDVAKSTVVNLSALPTRRVAVTFIITQDNDLDFVKKVLYDVINSNDMSLKEPEPTVFVSGQTIGGLRLTCHVWADSAQWYLLERYLLEEVKKAFDQEGIRLR; this comes from the coding sequence GTGATACTGCGTTTTTTACTTTCGGTTCCCGAACTGCCCGACATGGCTCAGGCCGTGGAGGATACCTTAGAGCAAGCCGAACAGCTTTCCGCTGAGGAAAAGGTTCATGTATTCGCCAGCTTTGTGGCGGAATATGGGCCCAAGATTCTCACCTGTCTGGTGGTGCTGATATTGGGTTCTGTTGCCATTCGGGCGATTACGAGTATATTTTCATCAGCCCTTGGGCGCTCCAAGGTTGACCCCACTTTGCACAGCTTCATTCTAGGCGGGGTAAAGGTGGTTCTCTATATTCCTTTGACCATCACCTGTGTAAGTCTTTTGGGGGTGCCAATCTCCCCCATTATTGCGGCCTTTGGTGCCTTGGGCCTTGCTCTTTCGCTGGCTGTGCAGGATACTCTCGCCAATGTGGCCGGGGGGATTTCGGTTTTGTTTTCACGCCCTTTTTCCAAAGGCGATATGGTAGAGATCGGGGATAAATCCGGCACTGTAACCGAGCTTGGGCTGGTTTATACCAAAATCAGAACCTTTGATAACCGGTATATCTACTTCCCCAACGGTGATGTTGCCAAATCCACCGTGGTGAACCTTTCGGCACTGCCCACCCGGCGTGTTGCGGTCACCTTTATCATTACACAGGATAACGATTTGGATTTTGTAAAAAAAGTGCTCTACGATGTGATCAATTCCAACGATATGAGCCTGAAAGAACCCGAGCCAACCGTTTTTGTCAGTGGGCAGACCATTGGCGGCCTTCGCCTGACTTGCCATGTGTGGGCAGACTCGGCACAGTGGTATTTGCTGGAGCGCTATCTGTTGGAGGAAGTGAAAAAGGCTTTTGATCAAGAAGGAATCCGGCTTCGCTGA
- a CDS encoding spore coat protein has product MPNLTSKELTAIEDQLGIEQNLIKKYTMYAQATQDSQLKTKCDEIAAKHQCHYNTLLSHLN; this is encoded by the coding sequence ATGCCGAATTTAACATCCAAAGAATTAACGGCTATTGAAGATCAGTTGGGTATTGAACAGAATCTGATCAAGAAATACACCATGTACGCCCAGGCAACACAGGATTCCCAGCTTAAAACCAAGTGCGATGAAATCGCGGCTAAGCATCAGTGTCATTACAACACCTTGCTCAGCCACTTGAATTAA
- a CDS encoding sigma 54-interacting transcriptional regulator: MRLGDIAHLAGAVADATSGILGADVVIIDDQLGRINSTYPQCKAQMAGDTQSISADVVTQGRTICVRYRETYPACRACPNKEDCPLCSFIGVPIFADRQVMGALCLVITEPESIIYSNRVAVVAYLEKMAILLGQSLEEHRESGSLRLLYREQEQLLDTVEEALVTTDEKGQVEYYNHAFAKVLGLSESGLGTSVFKLIPHSVVSRFLSRPSWPIANKIISFEAPGAAFYGTISGLRRSSPNPGFMFILKSLSPASDPFSRLMGGGSTAAFDQTWWKPTDPSGVIESAKRLAITEETILMVGEESRRRDLLAGAIHNFSNRAQGYFVTVDCTMLSPLALEEELFGKTEGVLGKLRLAHKGTLYFREIGEMPLYLQERLAEFFRTSLVRGSSGMGGETDFRLLVSTSENLRELCAEGFFAEKLYYRISQNVLTLPSVWEDKQQLAAVIKAAFSTYTRLYSKEELEVEPQAIELLSQREWSGGLREIKRIVDWLVWKCRSVVTAEEVMALPVPHVSIQTREEFEREQLEYLLGQNYTKNEIARKMNIGRATLYRKINRYNLRTDDTQGKASKP, encoded by the coding sequence ATGAGGCTGGGCGATATTGCGCATTTGGCCGGTGCTGTTGCGGATGCTACCTCGGGTATTCTGGGGGCGGATGTTGTCATCATTGACGATCAGCTTGGCCGCATCAACAGCACGTATCCTCAATGTAAGGCGCAAATGGCTGGGGATACCCAGTCGATTTCAGCGGATGTGGTTACACAGGGCAGAACCATCTGTGTCCGCTATCGGGAAACCTATCCTGCTTGCCGGGCCTGCCCCAACAAAGAGGATTGCCCCCTTTGTTCCTTTATCGGCGTTCCCATTTTCGCTGATCGGCAGGTTATGGGTGCTCTTTGCCTGGTTATCACGGAACCGGAATCGATCATATACAGCAATCGGGTTGCTGTTGTGGCTTATTTGGAAAAGATGGCGATCCTTCTGGGCCAATCCTTGGAGGAACACCGGGAGAGCGGTTCCCTGCGGCTTTTATACAGGGAGCAGGAACAGCTTTTGGATACGGTGGAGGAGGCTTTGGTCACCACCGATGAAAAGGGGCAGGTGGAGTATTACAACCATGCCTTTGCCAAGGTGCTGGGCCTCTCGGAAAGCGGCCTTGGCACTTCTGTTTTTAAACTGATACCTCACAGTGTTGTATCCCGGTTTTTATCTCGTCCATCTTGGCCCATTGCGAATAAGATTATTTCCTTTGAGGCCCCTGGTGCCGCATTTTATGGCACCATCAGTGGATTGCGGCGCAGTTCTCCCAATCCGGGCTTTATGTTTATTCTCAAAAGTCTCAGCCCGGCCAGCGATCCTTTCAGCCGGTTAATGGGGGGCGGAAGTACTGCCGCTTTTGACCAAACTTGGTGGAAGCCCACCGATCCTTCTGGGGTGATTGAATCCGCCAAGCGCTTGGCCATTACAGAAGAAACCATTCTGATGGTGGGGGAAGAGAGCCGCCGCCGGGATCTTTTGGCGGGAGCCATCCATAATTTTTCCAATCGGGCCCAGGGTTATTTTGTCACCGTTGACTGCACGATGCTTTCCCCCCTTGCTTTGGAGGAAGAGCTGTTCGGGAAAACCGAGGGTGTGCTGGGCAAGCTGCGTTTGGCCCACAAAGGTACCCTTTATTTTCGGGAAATCGGCGAAATGCCGCTTTATCTACAGGAGCGTTTAGCAGAATTCTTTCGCACCAGCTTGGTTCGGGGCTCCAGCGGCATGGGGGGCGAAACGGATTTTCGGTTGCTGGTTTCCACCAGCGAAAACCTGCGTGAGCTGTGTGCAGAAGGTTTTTTTGCAGAAAAGCTTTATTACCGTATTTCACAGAATGTTCTCACCCTTCCTTCAGTTTGGGAGGATAAGCAACAGCTTGCCGCGGTTATAAAAGCCGCTTTTTCCACCTATACACGGCTGTATTCCAAAGAAGAGCTGGAGGTGGAGCCACAGGCGATCGAGCTGCTCAGCCAGCGGGAGTGGAGCGGCGGCCTGCGGGAGATCAAACGGATTGTGGATTGGCTGGTCTGGAAATGCCGCAGTGTTGTAACCGCTGAGGAAGTCATGGCTTTGCCTGTTCCCCATGTTTCCATTCAAACCCGTGAAGAATTTGAGCGGGAGCAGTTGGAGTATCTTTTGGGGCAGAATTATACCAAGAATGAGATTGCCCGCAAGATGAATATAGGCAGGGCAACCCTTTACAGAAAAATCAACCGTTACAATCTGCGAACAGATGATACACAGGGCAAGGCTTCCAAGCCATAA